TATGATTGTGTACATGACACTGTGGCAAGTTTTTCCGTCATATATTTTTAATATGCTTCCAAACATGTGCCAGAAACATTTCCCCTCTCTTGACACCCTCATCATGCAGTTCGAAGTACTTGCAATCTAGATACGATCCTGTTCAAAGAACAAAAAGACATGAAAAGTTAATGATTTCTTTTACCATGATCAAATCCAACACTATATAAACCAATTTCACAATACGATCAGGAAATACATTAGATTAAGAGCGAGCAGGAAGTAACATGTTACGGTTCAACTCAATACTTTCCGATTGCACTGGAGTGCAAGCATTACTCAAATATTTGCACTAATAAAAGAATTATTCTATTTCCTGAGCATCACATACGTTATCTAAGTTGTTTTGCTAGGCACGGCAATACTTTCCATGTGCACCGGAGTGCAAGCATTACTCAAATTGGATCATACATCAAGCACCAGTTTTTTAAACTATTATTGGGCCAGACACTAAACACCAATTTGTTCACAAGATTAAAGACTGAATAAGGATCTAAGCATGCCAATGTATTCACACCTAGATGATGGACAATTAAATAAGACATATAATAATCCAATAAATAGGAACACTGCATCCTTTCCATTACAGTTTTGTAGGCCAATTAGCAGATATTTAGCACCACAAGAGTTCTACCCTAAAAAAATAATGTTGTTTTGTTAGGACTCGACTTACTGCATTCAGTAAAGTGCCATTTAGATCATAGGTGTTTGCCATTCAGATGGCAACTGCATTATGTAAAGTGCACGCAATTTCAAAGGAATATAAGCATTACAATCATCACTTTGGAAATAATTAAAACCAACCTGATAGTTCACATTGCATACCAGACATGAGTACACCAGAGAGACACTCATGAGATAAAGATGACATAGTGGGCTACTTCAAATTAGATGACAATTGATACCTTGACCAACCTAGGGCAATTAACATTAATTGTAACCATGGTAATTAATATTAACTCTAACAGATCAGAGCAGTACCCCCCCCGGCCGAGCCGAAGCCGGCTCCGCCTGCATCGTCGtcttctcctttcttctccTGTCCCATTCCTCCTCCCGCCCCACGACCTCGCCGttcctcggcgccgccggggtTGGGGGTGAGGGCGTGTACAAGTTGGCGACTACCGGTGGCTGATCAAGGGGGGACGAACCGTCCTtgacggccgacgcgtggcgacgACCGACCAAGCTCGATCTTGCTATGGGCGAGCAGGGGAGCAGCTAAAATAGAAAACCGTCTGGTGTCCCAAGCCGACCGTCCACTACCAAAACTTTCAAACATCCGAACCGTGCATTAAAAGACGTTCGGACACCTAATGCTGGGGAACTATCAACCTCTTACCCGCGAACCGTTCGCTTTGCACTGCTCAAATTTGAATAGAAGGATGACACTTTAAAGttggtcggaagttccgacgtgTCGTAAGGACCAAAGAACCTCCGATAGACATAGGAAGTTTCGACACATGATTGGAAATTCCAATGGGTCCAAATTAGCTCCAAGGAGATGGAATTTGAGATTGAGTCAATTTTGACTCAATTTTGACTAACAAAAGCTTAAAATTTCGTACTGCAACTTTATGTTTGGCCAAAATGAatgttgtagaggaagaaaagattTACAACGgcaaaatttgatttgaacCTTGGATTTGGGAGAGAACAAGAATTAGAGCTCAGCTAACATAAATTGTAACTAACCAAGCATGCTTAGCACTAATGATGATGCTTAGCTATGATTAACAATTAATGAGCATGATTAACACTGGGGTGTGACAATCTAAATATTCGGAGCAAATTCAGACCACTATTAATGTTGTTCACGTTGGGACTGCCTGATGTGCTGCAGAAACGGTGTCCAGTCCAGTTACCGAGCAGCCTCCATCTTAGGGCAATCTGGCAAACTCGAGAATATCCAGTTCACTTGTACCCATTTGAACTCATACGTTGTATTATTGAAGCAAGACGACCAAGTAAACACAAGTACACAGGGCAAGAGTTACCCATACACAAGTACAGCAGTATCACAGATCCACGACGTCCAACATGAACATGACAAGGTCACTGGGGATATAAAGATGGAACAGAATTGTGCGGTACAGCTCCACACAATGCATTTCCTTCACTTCAGGAGGGTCTTAACGATGGATTTCACATTCAGCTTCTTCAGGTCCGTGTAGGACTGGCCACAACCGACGAACATGACCGGAGCTCCAGATATATACACCATGGAAAGCGCTGCCCCAACCTGCATGTTTCGGACGCTTGTATCAGAACACCCGCAAACAGAATATGCCCATAGTGAGGGGAGTTCAGACCTTGTCGTCAATGGTGTCAAACTTGGTGAGCAGGATACCATCAATTAATCTAGCAGTAGGAACAGCAGACAGGTTTGCTAATTTCTGTGCAACAAATAAAATTGTTCAGTACAGTTAGCGATGAAAGCCAAATTCCACAGGGCTATGAATAGATAGGGGCATGATTCAACACTATCCGTCTTCGGAAGATGAGCATACCTGGTTGAACTTAGTGAGCTGATCGACAGCATCATTCCCAACCAATGCTTctccaacaaacaaaactaaatCTGGGCTGTTAAGATTGATGAGCTTGGAGAGCGCCCTCATGAGTGGCTCATTATCCTTACAGAGATTCAGTTAGAAAGAGACCATCAGGGCAACTTGAAAGCAAAGGCTACATCTTCCAGTACAAGGAAACAAAGATACTCAAACAAAGCCACTCAGCCTACCTGCATACGTCCAGCAGTATCAACAAGAACAACGTTTGATTTGTTTCGGCTTGCTTCCTGAATAGCTTCCCTCGCTACAACTGCTGGATCTTTTTCATAACCCTTCTCGAAAATAGGTATCTGCACACAATACCATCACCATCAATCTCCATGTACAAATAACGACGCTACATAATAGAAACTAGTTAGATGGCCACTAAGAAAGAGGGGCATGGACAGGTTTTTGCCAAGAAGAGCAGTTGCACAGGAATTTGCATGGTTATCACCAAAAGATTTGCTGAACGAAAAATTGATTATGAACAAATATGACGCACggcaaaacaaaagaaaggctacAGAAACACCAGCAAACTACTATGACCATGACCAGGCTCGGAACACATAAATCATTGGATTTTAAATGATATGCATCCGACAGTATCTGCCTGCAAAGCAAAGTTCATTCATGATTTCTCCTTGGTTACTGACAGTAAAGTCTAAATAATCCCCTTTAATAACAAAATGGATACATTctctgtaatttcttttttcttgttttatttcattttttctttaaaaatgtAATCAGTAGCACCTCCagtttcttaaaaaaataaaatggtaAGTCAATTGCATCCCATCTGCAACTGATGGAGAAAATTGAAGATGGTGACATTTCATTAGGCCAAAAATTGGCACGATTTTCTAGGATATGACCAAGTTTGGTATGGAaggcattttctttttcttagctTCATCATAAAACAAGTACTTGTTCAGAAAGGAAACTCCAGATGAACAAATTTACAATTTCAAACTACTCTTTCACAAAACTATCTTAATGAACTGTAAAACAAAATCCGAGTTCATAAACTGACAAGAACTGAAACATGGCAGTGAAATCACTGGATGTAGAACTTAGATCACCACCTGAAGCCTGCGTGCATGAGTCCGCAGCTGCTCAACAGCACCAGATCTGAAGGTGTCACATGCTGCAAGCGTTACACTGAGGTTATGCTGAAGAAGCCAATAAGCAACCTTCGCAAGATTGGTTGATTTGCCAACTCCATTCACCCCAACAAAAACAATGACATATGGCTTCCCACGCTCCTTGGCAGCGTGTACATCCCTCAGTATGTCAATAGACCGCCTTGGGGTCAAAATGCGAAGAAGAGCCTCCTCCATAGCTGTCTGCAGGAGCAACCATAAAATGGACCATATAACCAACCTATAGAGTAGATGCATAGGTTGCACTAAAGATAAGATGCTTTGGTGAGATAAGAAGGTGTGCTAAAAACCTGGACTGTAGAtgatattcttgtgaatgatcCTAGCTTCTTGCCCTCAAGGCTAGCTGCAACAGATTCACAAAGCTTCTCCGCAATTTCCTCTGCCTGCATAAGTAAGACCACCTTCTTTATCCAAACAGAAAAGGCTATGTATTGATAAGTATACAAAATAAACAACTACAGAATAAGCACATACCACATTCTTTGTCATCAGTCTATCTTTGAGAGCCTTGAGAGCAGGTTGCAAATCAGACTTCTCCAATACATTGTTACCAGCAATACTGAGCACAACAAAGCACAATACATTTTATTGCATGCATAGATTTGGAGATCATATAAAAGTTACATGCAATTGACCTGTTTGTTTGGTGCCAGAAGGTTAAAAAAATGATAAGAAAAGGGGGAAAAAACCTAGCGGACACTGCAAAATCTAGCATTACATCATGAATGAGTCTAAGCTTTATTTCGCTATCATACTTACAAAATATTGCATAGTTACATGCAATTGACCTGTCTGTTTGGTGCCAGAAGGTTAAAAAAATGATAAGAAAAGTGGGAAAAAACCTAGCGGACACTGCAAAATCTAGCATTACATCATGAATGAGTCTAAGCTTTATTTCGCTATCATACTTACAAAATATTGCATAGGACAGAGCACCATACTAGGAAAGTGGCATGGTTACGTATCAGGTTTTCACATATCAATGGTTTGGCCTAATCAGGGCATGTTGTCATCTAACTATAGGAAAAATATTTCAATCTTTCTCATCCGGAAAAGGAGTTGCATAAATACATGTCACTAACAATGGACAttcaaacaaaacaaatccagaAAGCATCAGAGAGTAGACATCAACATCAGAGAGCATCATATTTTTGGCTGGTTCGGATATCAAATGCGTCTCATAAGCCAATTAATAAAGCAGTATgctcctcttctctctcttttaagGCAAAAGTAGCATgctcctcttctctctctctttttttaaggCAAAAGCAGTATGCAACTCAGATAATTTTAAGTGCGTGACTAATGAAGGAAACAAAGAGGAACAATTGTTGAGCCAAGTTAATTGAGTATAGACTATATGTCCAAATAATATACGAAAAATGGGGAGTGCATGGATTACCTCTGAAACATTGAGGAGAACCAGCCTTTCTTCTTCGGTCCATCTTCGACCACTTCCTCCTCGCTGTCGCTGCTGAGGTTCTCATCCTTATCCATCATGCTATCTCCCTGGTTGAGTGCCACATGTTCTGTCACCTCATCCCCTCTCTCATCGGCTGGGTCTGTGAAATCCAACTTCTTGTTAGAAGGTTTGTCATCCCACACCCTGTCTTgcttccctttcttctttgtGTCAGGTTTGGTCAGCTGCTTGGTTGCGTTGTCAGCACCAGTGTTTTTCCTGTCATTCTTTCGCAACCTCTGTAGTTTAGTTACATCGAAGGCCCCGTTGTCTTTGGGGCCCCCGTTCTCCTTGCCCTTAACAACAGCAGGGCGGGTATGAGAGCTGTCCTTGGGAGCAGCATTCTCGTGGCTACCATTTGCCAGAGTGTGGTGGTCCTTGCCGGATGATTCCCCATCAGAGTCATCCTTCCTAGAGGCGCCACCCTTGGTCGTAGCACGGGTGCCAGCGCCGCGAGCCTTGGGAGCAGTCTTGTGGGAGACGGCTGGCAGCGGACGGGACGAAATGGCCTGCTTGGACTTGTTCATGTCCTCGGCACGCGCTTGGGCCTCGAGATGGAGCTGGCGGAATATGTCGGTGAAGTCGTCATAGTTGGTGCGCTTGGGATCATAAATCTGGGAGAAGTCCttgcggacggcggcgaggagatcATCGACGTAGAGGAGATGGAGAATCTTCTGGTAGACGGCGACAAAGACAAGGCCGAGGTCGTTGTGGAAGGTCCACTTGAGGGCGTAGTTGTCCTGGGAGAAGCTGGCGTCGGCGGAGCGGTCCTCGAGGAGACAGGATCGGATGAGGGCGTCGATGGGCGAGCCcttgagggcggcggcgccgagcgccCGGCACGAGGACCAGAGGATGAGGCCGCCCCGCGTGAAGATGAGCAGCTCCTCCAACATGGCGGCGAACCTGGTTGGATGGGATTGGATTTTCAGGGCAGATTGTAAGTATTATTGTAGATCCAGATCGAGGTTTATTTGTTAAATATTAGCCTATAAGTAGCGGCAGGAAGAGGATTTGGTGGTGGATCGGACATGGATCGGCGGAGACGATCGAAATCgattgggtttgctttgctggGCGGCGACGGTCCGTCGGAGATTGGGATCTCACGCAGGCGGAAAGGAAAAATCTAATAATCTAACGAAGAGGAAACAGCTGATTACTTACCAGCAGGAGGAGGACCGACGGCGGCGGGTCGGGAAGAGCGGAGGAGTCTCGATTCGTGGGGGTTGGGACTTGGGAAGGGTTTCCTCTTTCTCACGGTCCCGAAGAAACCGGCGGCTTGTAGTTAGTTATAGTTATGGGAAGGAatcaggaggaagaggaagtggggtcggggagggagagggagatcgATCGAGGAAGGCCGTCCGCGTGGGCTGGGCCTGGGCGTCTGCGGCTTGGTCAATTCCGCGTGCCGCCGTCCGCCGACCTGTGCGTGGCGGGGACGGTTATGCGTCGCACAAGGTGATAATTTTTTTTCCGATCCAAACCTGCACTAATCTACTACGGTTCAATTGAATTTTGGTCCATATAAAAATCAACACGTGACTCACCATCTATACATGTGTAGTATGCACATGCAACATGCAAAAGAGACAAATTTTCTTACTTCATCTGCATGCAAACATGTTgaagatttaaaaaaaattaaccaTATATCTAAATTAAATTCTGAGTGCGCCATGGTGTTTCTTAtgataaaattttcaaaacatgACCACACATGAATATATCTGAATGATTTTATTAAAAACTATTTCTTAATACTagataattaattttgaattctgggaataaaaaatttaacaacacgaacaaataatatTTTTACAAACAAAAAGGACGAGAGTAGTTGCCAATTTGTTGCTGACGACAtattttttagtattttttgCACAATATTGGCGCGCTACGCGCCCGGATTCGAACTCGCAACTTTCTTCTCACGTAGTCTTCTCTACCACTGCACCACACTCTTACTTGTGTCTATACTCTGTTTTCTTTCTCCACGTATTATACTAAATCGAGTGTAAATTGCTTGTTTTAGGTTCTAAAccaattcaaataaaaaagtagtcaaccaccgagtttcataactttttttcaattttcttgtgaccttcttctttttttctgttCTTCTAAATGATTACGATGCACTTTGAATATACCTTGTCAAAATCACTCAAGTAtatgtatttaatttttctactcATGTTAATCATTATTTTATGCGGTTATAGATCACATTCAATTTATATTAGTTCTGTAATTGCACTTGATACACTAAAATTATCAAACGGTTCATTACCAAAATGGCAAACTCTGGATTTTCAAAAGATGAGCTGAACCctaggggcggacggtccgcccctcctTGAAGTTTTTTAGTCAGAGACACAAGTGTTTCTGGTGGGTGTGGAaagttgaactgcggacggtccggccttCGGGAACGGATAATCCGCTAGCTCGGACGTCCGAACTTCACTCCAGAAGGTTCGGATGTCCAAATGTCTTtacacgcggacggtccgcgtagGTGGAGCAGAAAGTCTGCCCCTCCTCAAAGTTTTTTTAGTCAGAGACACAAGTGTTTCTAGTGGGTGTTGAAAGTTGAACTACGGACGGTCCGGTCTTCGGGGGCGGACAGTACGCCAACTCGGATGTCCGAACTTCAGTGCAGAAGGTTCGGATGTCCGAACATCTTTACAGGCGGACAGTCCACCCAGGTAGTGCAGACGATCCGCCCCTCCTTGAAGTTTTTTTGTCCAAGACACAAGTGTTTCTGGTGGGTGTCGAGAGTTGAACTGTGAACGGTCCGGCCTTTGGGGCCAAacatgtgacaccctaggtgtctgcacaatcgAATTACCTTCATTGTATGCATCTTGTGCTCTTTTTaattgaaaaaggatctttttgtaaataataaaggttatatgtgtaattgtgattttatgcaaggtctttTCTGTAGTTTATTTGAAtagggtgtgcaattatagcttttgtggagggtgtttttgcaaaatgtggtgtaatcattacatggcaggaaacttttcaaatcagcccaagtttgaagtgaaatttcattgaaaaagacaagtttcctttaaattcaaattcccttctatgttttcaaatttagctctctatcctttgatcaaataaatttttgcacaatatcaaagttgtagatcttgaaaagttgaacaactttcatgttgggcactttttcatttgagctttagtttaaaagttattgcctATTTACAGAATGGTCCCTGGAagttttggaaattgcaaaacagcccttttcttccacctccagctccttccCCTGTTTTCCCCGGCGCCGCTGTGCAGAGcctgtcgccggcgccgtggagagcccgctCGGCCGCGTTTTGcatcgcgctggcgcccacgcgtcgagcttcccctcctccaccgcccttgCCATCGCATTGTGCCTTCCCCtaccgtgccacgcgcccccgccgagctcAGAGCTgcccccgcggccgccaccgcgaccccgccgtggagcgccccctGTAGAGCCCGCCGCCCATGCCTAGCGCGCGCACGGGCACTACAAAAGCCCCAGAAACCGAATCCCCTCActcttttgctctctcctcgcccTCACGCCCcagaacagcgccgccgcccccgctcgaAACCCCGGTGAGCTCACCCCCACCGTGGAGCCGCCACCACAGACCTGCTCCAACCCTatagcccccaccattagccgcgcctcgacctcgcgcagctccccagCCCTTTCCCCTCGCCTATTCGCCACCGGagtcaccccgccgccgcgttccgagctcgcaagccgccgctcgccgtcgacacgcCATCTCCAACCCTCCTTTCGAGCTCCAAAGCCGCCCAGAGGTCCACGTTGGCCTGCTGATCTTTTTCCCCaactccaccctcgccgccgacgctcaCCGTCGCCGGATTCGGCCGGTCAACGTCGCTCCCCCTCTCTGACCTTGGCTAAGGGCCTCGGGTTGGAATTCGAtgaagcccagggggctgtctgcaaacccaagacacatatgaatagtgccttcagggacttgtttgttaaGATTTGccgtaaactttgaaattcagtataaattcataggaaattcataaaatagcaaatcttgatgttttggaatcctcttgaagagatcttTGTAGTAGAATCAAAAacatgttaggctttagttgcatgtttttgctgaaaagtttgatttgtgttactagtgcataaatattagttgattttatctttttcttaactactgtttAAAGTCTTGTCTtccagtgaaatttttatggtgaactACTCATGTGAATAtagtgttgctataaaaatttcgtgctcagttctcatgtgtagctatttattttatttaatgtttgtttagtagactttaattatggtaactAGTTTCTgttcatgataaatcatgaacattttttttcttgagtgttcttctggagtatcttagcttgtacatgaagtttgagcatcatTTCATGAATATAACAGgatctaaaaatgaatcttgctaaattgatgtctgttttgtttatttttctaagaattaattctgtgtagataaaatcatgaaaaattcacagtagctagtttatttctgtgtagatatccagttaaattttgagcttctggtTTGCTATAGTTTGACctatataattcaatcttgttctaggtgtggtctgaatgtttgaattgttatgaataattggctacatgtcttggcatgatttttacagggtagcttaatctgttcatgttctgtttagggtaatttttgctaaatttatttctgtttgtgctttgagttgtttatttattagcaaaccatgacttacttgCTATAAGatatcacccccacttgtttatgaagttagtaaacttcattggtgctgttgatcatgatgtcttgtgtagttagatttgttatttaactactctataaatgtttgcccatgtgtgtttataatatggttcttgcattacatatagatacgactgccttatcagacgggacgtacgagctgatcctggAGTCTGAcagaggtgatccagaagttcaggtgaacgccgctgaactaactgaagccccgaaccaaagttcggaagagcctagagctgaaatagttagcgactaccgagaaggcaagccccggacataacctacttttcaaattattatcatttactattatttttttacttgtgcatttacagttcttaggatttgaattgaaaccctagatgcatgatcctaggaacctatgtactgaacactagacctgagttcgactacttgctaagcttgtaggaccggtaaaagtcgagtgattgcctgtcactcgcgagctttataggaattgcttgtttactttctgttatcaatataaggacgacggacggggttgtgttcgatatcatgacctttggtgagaccccgtctgtattgatgaacttgctaaggtcgcggtgtgtggtagcggtggttaagtttttgaaagtactagccacatgccgtaaatatggtacgcggcaagcctagtagccgattggaccggggagtggatatacctttcactctctctttagagataggtttttaaatgttattgttgatcaacactgcgacttcaagggacaagggtggacctcgtagaagggtggaccttggagccctgtagtcggggagagtgaccctatccacaagccggaaagaaaggtcaacggttgtttgggaacgacccgacggtgttccagacgtgtgtgttaggtttgcctggccaggttaagaaattcgattcgaatcgtctgcttctcacagtttgggactgcttgatccctttgccacacagagtaataagagcaacaatattatttatcaatcttgatgtttgcttagttttctaccatgattggatagtagttgcttacatagaatggttaataaactagaatcttgaaagctaaaacttgaaagtaaggacctactctttattacttttcagcaaaaaggaaaaccagagcctcacaaaccatgcatagtctagctaaagtgggctacttatacccgttgtcggttaagtcttgctgagtattagaatattcagccttgctgttgaacccctttttcaggtatgagttttgaggagcaaatcgctagcttgacctatccttgctcgttgcctcctggctggtccatagagtgggatacgtctgcgaccggcaatgactatgacgagtgataccatgcttgggctagcctggtatcccttttgcgacgtgttgtagccgtcgtgttttatcttctgctgttttaaactctgaacttttagttatggcttgtataactgctttactaaggatggtcttgtaataatgctttagaactggtttgtaataacttttatgcctgtgatgtaaaaattgtggttgtaatatctctggactcgccttcgtgcggggtatgcttgttcgatctgagaaccggtggttgtatcgggacgttacccgacagaccaaggattgttccgtttgaagtgcgtttgacctggtgttgcctttatggcgatggcctgcgcacttgagtcgggataattcaggtggttctgccacaaaacAGTCCACCAGCTCAGACATCCGAACTTCATAGCAAAAGGTTCGGATGTACGAATGTCTTTAAATGCAGACGATCCGCCCTTGTAATCCCGACGGTCCACCAGCCACTGACCGGTTTAGTCAGAGATGTTTTCTTCTCTGGGGTGTTCTTTTCCATAACATGTTTTAACAAAATTTTCAAACGTACATTTAAATTACCTTACCAAATACACTCAACACattttatatttaatgcttcaatGAAAAATATTCCATTATTTCATGCAGTATTtgttcaaattcaatttgtatcaatttcaaatctataattgcaaaaaaaaattaaaattaccaaAGAGATTCCAAAATTAACCAAGATTTGACATGAAACAATCTATGATGTATATtgcctatacaaaaagttttgaagtcaaATTTCAATTTGATCGTCACTTTGACTCCAAATCTTAACGAATCCTTCACAACTCTCTATAACTTCTTCGAAGATGTTTCGATTTGTAAGCAACGCACATGTCAACTTTTGCGAAACCTCCCCAATTTTTTACCACAACCTCCACGTATGATATCATGacaaatctcatgattttcagacttcatttgctttttatagaatttaaaaaTTATCTAGCCACACATTCATGGTCATGTTTCGTGAACAAGATGTTcgaattttcctttcaattCTTCAACAATGCCTTACATCCTGCAACGAGGCGCGGGTATCTAACCTGTCATCGCCGCCACTCCCCCTGGGCAAACTACCCTAGCCCATTTCCTCCCCTCCTCATGCGTCCTCATCTTCTGCCTTGGCTGCCCTGACTCAAGACCCTCGCCTTCCACCTCTCTGGCCGGCGGTCCACAgccgccgctgactgccgccaCTTGGTGATGGCCGATAGCCCAGGCCATCTTGTCTCTTACACCctcgcgcccctcctcccatcCTCCTCCCTGTCCGGCTAGCGATCTTACGCCACCGCTGGGCTACATCCCGACTCTTTCGCTCCTACGACTCTTATCCTCCTCTGTCCTCCTACTCTGCTTTCTTGAGTTCTatctgatttttttctttttatggcTCTGGATAAGTAGTGCCATTGAGGAACCAGACACTGGCGATGGATGACGATGGGCACTCTGTCAATGTTGATATTCAAATGATGGGGGGGATCGGAGATGATAAAGAAGACTTGCTCATGGGGCTGGAGGAGCTCTTTGGACCCAGTGCCGATACGCCTATCAACCTTGCTGTTGATGGCGATGGAGATGTTGTCGGTGCTGAGCCCGACTCCGAGAGCATTGGCACAAAGAGGAATC
This portion of the Panicum virgatum strain AP13 chromosome 2N, P.virgatum_v5, whole genome shotgun sequence genome encodes:
- the LOC120660399 gene encoding signal recognition particle receptor subunit alpha-like; the encoded protein is MLEELLIFTRGGLILWSSCRALGAAALKGSPIDALIRSCLLEDRSADASFSQDNYALKWTFHNDLGLVFVAVYQKILHLLYVDDLLAAVRKDFSQIYDPKRTNYDDFTDIFRQLHLEAQARAEDMNKSKQAISSRPLPAVSHKTAPKARGAGTRATTKGGASRKDDSDGESSGKDHHTLANGSHENAAPKDSSHTRPAVVKGKENGGPKDNGAFDVTKLQRLRKNDRKNTGADNATKQLTKPDTKKKGKQDRVWDDKPSNKKLDFTDPADERGDEVTEHVALNQGDSMMDKDENLSSDSEEEVVEDGPKKKGWFSSMFQSIAGNNVLEKSDLQPALKALKDRLMTKNVAEEIAEKLCESVAASLEGKKLGSFTRISSTVQTAMEEALLRILTPRRSIDILRDVHAAKERGKPYVIVFVGVNGVGKSTNLAKVAYWLLQHNLSVTLAACDTFRSGAVEQLRTHARRLQIPIFEKGYEKDPAVVAREAIQEASRNKSNVVLVDTAGRMQDNEPLMRALSKLINLNSPDLVLFVGEALVGNDAVDQLTKFNQKLANLSAVPTARLIDGILLTKFDTIDDKVGAALSMVYISGAPVMFVGCGQSYTDLKKLNVKSIVKTLLK